A window from Rhizosphaericola mali encodes these proteins:
- a CDS encoding tagaturonate reductase produces MQLNIENIDSLKNAHVILPTKESFQYPEKVLQFGTGVLLRGLPDYYINKANQSGFFKGRIVVVKSTNSGGADAFSEQDSLYSVCVRGTVDGTLVEEDIINNSISRVINANTEWNKILETASNKDLRIIISNTTEVGIVDSDDKIMDAPPASFPGKILAILYKRFEVSPENGFVILPTELISNNGETLKKIVVNLAKKNNLGSEFVDWIITRNHFCNTLVDRIVPGAYNNENLSYDDKLMIMAEPFGLWAIESKEEEVKQILEFATIDKGIVITPSIEKFKEIKLRLLNGSHTLTCALSILSGFETVKQSMQNETFYQLVKTLLLEEIGPAIQSDTISENDITNFSNSILDRFSNPFLEHKWLSIATNYTEKFKLRCIPILDKWYNKYQSIPQFFSLGLAAYLQLLSSDIDISDKSQNTIRELWKSSSNPINAILKETSFWGQDLTIYDGLEEKLAFYLDKNLQKNAIQYMSAILKNTNISDEK; encoded by the coding sequence ATGCAATTAAATATAGAAAATATTGATTCTTTGAAGAATGCACATGTAATTCTTCCCACTAAAGAATCTTTCCAATATCCTGAAAAGGTTTTACAGTTTGGAACAGGTGTACTATTGAGAGGATTGCCTGATTACTATATAAATAAGGCAAATCAATCTGGATTTTTTAAAGGTAGAATAGTAGTAGTGAAATCTACGAATTCTGGAGGAGCCGATGCTTTTTCCGAACAAGATAGTTTGTATAGTGTTTGCGTACGAGGCACCGTCGATGGAACTTTAGTTGAGGAAGATATCATAAACAATAGTATTAGTCGTGTTATCAACGCCAATACTGAATGGAACAAGATACTGGAAACAGCTTCGAATAAGGATTTACGAATTATTATTTCCAATACGACAGAGGTGGGTATTGTCGATAGTGACGATAAAATAATGGATGCACCTCCTGCTAGTTTTCCAGGTAAAATATTGGCAATTCTATACAAACGTTTTGAAGTTTCCCCCGAAAATGGTTTTGTGATTCTACCGACAGAATTAATTTCCAACAATGGTGAAACACTAAAAAAAATAGTTGTCAATTTGGCTAAGAAAAATAATTTAGGTTCAGAGTTCGTTGACTGGATTATAACTAGAAATCATTTTTGCAATACGCTTGTTGACCGAATTGTGCCAGGCGCATATAACAACGAAAATCTGTCTTATGACGATAAATTGATGATTATGGCTGAGCCATTCGGACTATGGGCAATCGAAAGTAAGGAAGAAGAAGTAAAACAAATATTGGAATTCGCAACGATTGACAAAGGTATTGTCATCACACCTTCTATTGAGAAATTCAAGGAGATCAAACTGCGTTTACTGAATGGCTCTCACACCTTGACCTGTGCTCTTTCCATATTATCAGGATTTGAAACAGTGAAACAATCGATGCAAAATGAGACATTTTACCAATTAGTAAAAACTCTATTATTAGAAGAAATAGGACCAGCTATTCAATCAGACACCATTTCTGAAAATGATATTACAAATTTTAGCAATAGTATCCTTGATCGTTTTAGCAATCCTTTTTTGGAACATAAATGGTTATCCATTGCCACGAATTATACAGAAAAATTCAAACTAAGGTGCATTCCTATTTTGGATAAATGGTATAACAAATATCAATCGATTCCGCAATTTTTTTCTTTGGGACTCGCTGCATATTTACAACTTTTGTCGTCAGATATAGATATTTCAGATAAGTCGCAAAATACCATTCGGGAACTATGGAAATCTTCCTCTAATCCGATAAATGCGATTTTAAAAGAAACTTCTTTCTGGGGTCAGGATTTAACAATTTATGATGGTTTGGAAGAAAAATTAGCGTTTTACCTTGACAAAAATTTACAAAAAAACGCGATACAATACATGTCCGCGATTTTGAAAAACACAAATATTAGCGATGAAAAATAA